In Candidatus Nanopelagicales bacterium, a single genomic region encodes these proteins:
- a CDS encoding GNAT family N-acetyltransferase yields MPDTSFLGSLKRENIESARERAIPITRGNEVLGMLVPVGSWILADETLIEAMASWRARTMEMFLAQFESTPAKTANYLQQFSIGLEQRILFMIESDGIFLGHIGLANIHPDTAEIDNVMRGINSGPRGLMSASERSLAEWAFVTLDLSSLYLRVLSNNTLAKRLYERDGFVTTESLPLRRESAVDGTVLVPCSQDQASVSFTCDVMTLDRERFLAHTGA; encoded by the coding sequence ATGCCTGACACGAGCTTTTTGGGATCCCTTAAGCGCGAAAATATTGAATCGGCTCGCGAACGTGCCATCCCAATCACCCGTGGCAATGAGGTTCTGGGCATGCTGGTGCCGGTTGGGTCGTGGATTCTGGCTGACGAAACTTTGATCGAAGCGATGGCTTCTTGGCGCGCCCGTACGATGGAGATGTTCCTCGCGCAGTTTGAATCGACTCCCGCTAAAACGGCGAACTACCTCCAGCAATTCTCTATCGGTCTGGAGCAGCGAATCCTGTTCATGATTGAAAGCGACGGCATATTTCTAGGCCACATCGGCCTGGCCAATATTCATCCAGACACCGCTGAAATCGATAATGTCATGCGTGGGATCAATAGTGGTCCTCGAGGTTTAATGTCAGCAAGCGAGCGGTCACTAGCAGAGTGGGCCTTCGTAACCTTGGATCTCTCTTCGCTGTACTTGCGGGTGCTGTCAAACAACACACTTGCCAAGCGTCTCTACGAGCGCGACGGATTTGTCACCACCGAGAGCCTGCCACTGCGCCGTGAATCTGCTGTAGACGGCACGGTACTTGTGCCCTGTTCACAGGACCAGGCTTCAGTTTCTTTCACTTGTGATGTCATGACTCTTGACCGTGAGCGTTTTCTCGCCCATACCGGTGCATGA